The nucleotide sequence actccgcccattttacacttaagtttatcactcggatgagttgcaataaaatacttctgtagctcatggatctcaaaataatagtttcatagttcctccataatttttgtcactttttattttgtccaataaaattttcccctcagtgggtgacttagccgcgaatccgtttcgcctaagtttgtaaaaatcctaccgagtggtgagccagactcccactcggaggcttagctgcgaatccgtttcgcctaagattaaataaaatcctaccgagtggtgagccagactcccactcggaggcttagctgcgaatccgtttcgcctaagattaaatgaaaatcctaccgagtggtaagccagacttccactcgggggcttagctgcagtctaagtactcgcctaagttatgaaaatcctaccgagtggtaagccagacttccactcgggggcttagctgcagtccaagtactcgcctaagttacgaaaatcctaccgagtgacgagcaaacctctcactcgggggcttagctgcagcccagtgctcgcctaagttataaaaaaatcctaccgagtgaagagcaaacctctcactcgggggcttagctgcagccccgtgctcgcctaaggtataaaaatcctaccgagtgaagagcaaacctctcactcgggggcttagctgcagcccagtgctcgcctaagatatggaaatcctaccgagtgaagagcaaacctctcactcgggggcttagctgcagccccgtgctcgcctaagttataaaaaatcctaccgagtgaagagcaaacctctcactcgggggcttagctgcagcccagtgctcgcctaagatataaaaatcctatcgagtgaagagcaaacctctcactcggggcttagctgcagcccagtgctcgcctaagatataaaaatcctaccgagtgaagagcaaacctctcactcgggggcttagctgcagcccagtgctcgcctaagatataaaaatcctaccgagtgaagagcaaacctctcactcgggggcttagttgcagcccagtgctcgcctaagatataaaaatcctaccgagtgaagagcaaacctctcactcgggggcttagctgcagcccagtgctcgcctaagatataaaaatcctaccgagtgcagaccaaacctctcactcgggggcttagctgcagcccagcgctcgcctaagttatcaaaatcctaccgagtgaagagcaaacctctcactcggggcttagctgcagcccagtgctcgcctaagttatcaaaatcctaccgagtgaagagcaaacctctcactcgggaggcttagctgcagcccagcgctcgcctaagtggattaaggaataagtcgactgcagtgagcgtcttgctttgaacctgcaaaagacatttcgagccgaaAGCAATCAaattcaaacaccaaattcaagttcagatcgatacctaaaggaaccgaaagtgctcaggcgctaagcctgttaaggtttatcggttacaactccactcggcataccgaggcaaatttaaagcgtcgagcttagaataagttttttacccctcctgtggagggctggaaggtgcaacaaactcatcaagatcaattccatctgcgatccgagtggcagcggcaaggaaagtttccataaaggacctgaagtcgtgtttcttggtgttggccacccggagggcagccagcttgtcttctcgtgcatctttgcagtggactcgggccagacacagagcaacatctgcaccacaccgagccgaggactttttccactcctgcactcgaccagggacagcgttcaaacgagccatcagcgactcgaggttgttctggagtgtctccccgggccagagcgttgagtcgatgcgagatgtggcgaccttcagccttgcaagatagtccacggcagctgcaacacgggactccagtcggaaaacattcatggcaacttcgtcgttcactggagaattgacggggtcaaggtttggttccagtcggctagtctcttcttcaaagttttgataaaattctgcaaggacgatcacagagtcaaggcaatggtcgaatgaaaaaaaccacagttgaaatgattgttgagcgtaaaggtttaccttcaagcataagaaatagcttcttggcaaggccactcaggaagaccTCCAGGTCATTTTTCTTCCCAAGAACAGCTTTCAGAGTAGCATTTTCTTGCTCAAACtttgtgactgaagctaacttctcgtcaacaagcttgatcttctcagccagttcaaggtcttttttcctttgggcctccctcaccttacctgcaagttacagcaagatcagattttgaaacaaatgaagggaaaaagccgtcgtcgaggtctcaccaaacataccttcggtctcctccttcgccttcgtcagattctcctgaaccagcttcaaattcagctcgagctgaatgtgcttgttttccagttcagtgtagcgagccgcaaggtcacaggagttctgcgaagaaccaatcgactaaatgtcaaagataattcacttccgagtggaaaaggaaaaaacacgcgtttctaagactacagccgaattcaagcattcgaccgtagtctcggggactacacccaatgggtgcactcagcgtgcccccactaatcctattgaagacagagtcgaccagtcgaccggtttgcgaaatccagtcgccatagtcgaatgacggaaagactgaaattatgaagcctaaggccgactgccagcagtcgaccttagccttggggactacacccagtgggtgcactcagcgtgcctccaccggtttgcgaaatccattcgccatagtcgaatgacggaaagactgaaattatgaagcctaaggccgactgccagcagtcgaccttagccttggggactacagccagtgggtgcactcagcgtgcccccaccggtttgcgaaatccattcgccatagtcgaatgacggaaagactgaactcatgaagcctaaggccgactgccagcagtcgaccttagccttggggactacacccagcgggtgcactcagtgtgcccccgctaacacggagtttaaatcaacacacccactgggtgacactcagcgtgcccccgctaacacggagtttaaatcaacacacccactgggtgactactataaattccggaaagaaaagtttttgatagcatatcctaacagaacaaacggtggtcgactgacctgaacattgctttggagggcggaactggcgtcgtaagctgcctggctcacATCCCGGATGGtcctcaactgctccatcatgatccctgcctggcgtatcgcctccttcgctgcgccagcttggtcctctgggacgtggtgcgtcgtgaagagggagggctgcggagcactcgtcagcggatctgcgaaggacacagtgtgtcgagtggcgttttcctcctccgcgaccagagtctcaggcaccgtcacatcctggggcaccctgctggcagacgctttccttctcattctgtgcttcagcggttcctcatcttcatcatcatcagggagagtgataataacattggatggagctacagaaaagaatcagaattagagatcatgagtcagtcgactagaaacggtgttaagagtatagtaccagtttttgaggttgctgcgtcctccatctcatggtcgtcagcccgggctgaggtctcagaagtagcagcactgcaactccaaagaatcagtcgactaactccagcgccaaccagagataaagttcacacaaaacaagaagacttaagcagcatgattaccctgatatggtggggatggacaccttcatcttcggcaggagcttggtcggctttgacggggccgccctgggctgcttcgatgccttttcagtcggcgccggagaggtggttcgagggcgcttggtcgactgtgtaacagtcgcaacccccttgccacgttcagtcgcagggtcatggacaagcttcgaccgcctttccgagcgcggtggtgcgacctcctcctcctcctcttcttcgtcctcctcctcctcctcatcatcatcatcatcgtcatcgtcgtcatcatcatccttagcggcgtccgagtcccactcctcctcctggctctcgcccccgctcgcttctccctcctcggtcggagcctgtgctccattgggcatcgagcaCAGCTCattgagggcctgatagacatcaagacaaagatcagtcgaccgatcggcagagaaaacagagataaatgtgacgagaatacaatgggaagtggagcagacataccttgtttggatcactgtggcagtcgagtggaggaacccttctggctccgcgagggttatccttgttcccagtaacagcggccatccacctttccagagtggcatcgtcgactgcttctggattgacccgagtcacatcctcagtcccgcagtacaaccacatgcaatggctccggaactgaggaggttggatacgacgcctaagaaaaacctccaggagatccatacccgtcactccctcccgaaccaactgaactacacgctccatcagcatcttcacgtcagctttctcctccggaatcaccttcagagaggagggcttgttcactcggcccatggtgaactgagggagtccactcgactgccccggcgttgactgatcctggcagtagaaccaggtcgactgccagcctctgactgactcgggaaatgtcatggctgggaaggtgctcttgatcctcacctggatccccagacccccacacatttggacgactcgggttttttcgtcgcctgggctcgccttcttcacggtctgagagcgacacgtgaatatgtgcttgaacaagccccaatgcggtcgacaacccagaaaactctcacacatggacacgaacgcggcaaggtaggcgatagaattcggggtgaagtggtggagttgcgctccaaagaagttcaagaaaccacggaagaaaatgctcggcggcaaagaaaatccgcggtcgacatgggtagccagaagcacgcactcaccctcttccggctggggctgccactctttccccggaagcctcgcagctccatgagggatcaggccctcgttggccatgtcgaggagatccttctccgtgatggtcgactggatccaatctccctggacccagcctttcggcaggcgagatctagacgaagacccgccacgactggtggatctccccttcgccttctccgtcgccgacgtcTTCTTCACGCGTTccaacgccgccgtcttctccttgacaatggctgccggcgggacgcgcgaggggaagttgtgcggaggcgagagcgagcgcgttggacGGAGACGAAGGGaacagagagagaatgctgaggcactgttcaaaaaaccctcgtcgggcgcatttataagatcccttccgagtggatgacaggtgggcctggtcgatctaatcatatcctgaacagttacgcgaacgcgatacgtggcgaaaaaagcggcgcggggatcgaggcgtctctgCCCTGTCCCATCCGAGCGCTGCAGTCCGCCCCACTtcacgcgcttccccaaatttcgcatcccgcggaatccgcgaacggcagatcggtctgccagacgcgggatttcctgcgatccgtcgctcggaaatcggcgaagtccaaaagatcactcgacgaaggaaaagaatggatcgagtcgactgaagaaaagttgctcactatcaacaaagagattttttggttcaaagcaacgcacgaccagtatgcgaaggctaatcagaaacaacatcaactccttcatcactcaagcctcaatccattcgggggctaatgatggggtcatgtacctagggtagggtcacagacctgatctaagtatcctgcccgaggacacccttagaagagatcaccttccagtcgacctacgagggactcactcgactgacttgaaggactcgaccacgaagactcactcgaccaccagaaggtcaagaggcactctgcactgcaacgttctgtaattaagtagtctttatgatcgTTAAGACACTTTATAtggggcgttacctgtaacgcctcGGACTTGAtgcaccttaaacccttcattacgtgggctggctggggtcctggcgcactctatataagccacccccgtccacaggcagaagggttcggcaccttgtaatccatatacacataatccactcgaccgcctctgggctccgagacgtagggcttttacttcctccgagaagggcctgaactcgtacatctattgtgtttacaacctctccatagctaggaccttgcctctccatacctacccccactctactgtcagacctAGATCCACGacatcatattttgaaaaaaaaaatccagaaaaaaaattcgaaacaaattttttttctgttactagcggcgcacctagcaaacggtgcgccactagtaagtttgaaattttttgaattttttgcctctagatcttgaaagccctgtaacttttttcttttaggtttttgagaattttgaaaatgtttaacgtggTTCCtccgattaaattcggatgtaacttttcgagtagatgatttttcatataaaaaactttttaatccgagttcgtatgcaaaagttatgcccatttttcaAATAcctgagagattttgcaaataaagtcgaaattcatatttgtaaattttcccaacaactagaccacatatcacatggaaaacttattttcttttattcttttgacatttccattattttcttttattttttttaaactgaaaaggcggtccaggggggtcaaaactagtaatggcgcaccacacccacggtgcgctaTTACTAACTTCGaaaaaaaataaaagtaaataaagaaaaataaaaaaattgttagtaatggtgcaccgcgGGTATGGTGCGCCCCTACTAGTTTtaactactaatgacgcaccagacccacggtgcgccattactaccttcgaaaaaaagtttgaattttttttgaaaaaaatatagtagtgacgcactgtggatgtggtgcgccattactagtttaactagtaatggcgcactatcccctgatgcgccattactagttttgaaaaaaaattaaaaaaaaattgttactaatgacgcaccaacacatggtgcgtcattagtatatagtaatggcgcaccacatgtctggtgcgccattagtgtccatatcatctatagcccttttcctagtagtgggagggAGTACATATGCTGGAGACAACTCTTGTAAAATACTATATTAGTAGTAAGACACAGACATGCATATAGTTTCAACAAATAATTATGTACACTTGGAAAATAAGCTTTTCTTTATTCGAATCAACCATCACATTTGGAGAAATCATCACATTTGGAATCAATCATCACAGTTGGAGACATTAAAAGAAAAGGGGTATGGAAATCGAATACTTATTACAGTGGGTGGAGTAGCAGTACAGTAGGTCGATCGCCAAAGATGGATGATGATTACATAATTAAGTGAGGTATATGAAGTGGAAGGCTCTGAATTAATTAAAACGAGTTTATGAGATCAACCAAAGCTTTCACCTCAGTTTGGGAGTTAACTGCTTCATCTGCAGCTAATTTGAAGGCATCCATCCTCTCTCTAATCCCTTTGTCGTGCACAATCTTGTCGATGGCAGCCTTGATCTTCCCTCTCTCCAGGTTCTGCCCAGCCGCCGACGACGCCTCGATCTCCACTCCCACCTTCCAGACATCGCACACGTACCTGGCGTTGCTGAACTGGTCTCCGTGCAACGGGAGGCATATCATCGGCACGCCCTCCGACACGGCTTCCACCGTGGAGTTCCAGCCGCTGTGCGTGATGAAGGCGCCTACCGCAGGGTGGGCGAGCACCTCCACCTGCGGTGCCCAGCTGACGAGCCTGCCATGATCACGGATCTGCTCGTCGAGCCCGTCGGGCAGCTGGCCGGACTCGTAGCCGCGGATGAGCGTGGGCCTGACGACCCAGAGGAACGGCCGCTTGCTGGCGGCGAGCCCCCACGCCAGCTCCACGAACTCGTGCGGGTCCATGGCGGCCAGGCTCCCGAAGCTCACGTACACCACACTGCCTGGTTCCTGCGTGTCGAGCCAATCGAGGCACTCGCGGTCCGCCTGCGTCTCGCCGTACAGGCTGCTGCTGGTGTTGCCCGGCGGCGCCAGCTTGTGGAGAGGGGCGAGGGCGAAGACCGGGAGGGACTCCTCCTGGCGGATCGTGTCCAGGTCGTCGGCCTCAATGGCcctcaaggtgttgaatatgaggCCTGCGGACTGGCGCGGTGCCTCGATGGTGTTCCGGAGCAGGTCGGCGAAGCCCTGGAGGCTGGATGCCTCGAGCCGTAGCAGATCTTTCACACGGTACGGCGGCAGCTCCTGGACCAGATCCTCCCTGCGCGCCTCTGCacagatccatccatccatcaagtCAAGACTTTGTTCTCCTGATAGCATGATGAATCATAATGCACAATACTAATCCTGAAATAATCTGCATACCTTGTACAGGCAGGTAGCCCTTCTCAATCAACATCGGGTACGCCATGTAAACCCGGTAGTTGGCGGCGCTGGCCGTCATGACGCCCATCGCCGGCACGCCGAGGGCGCTGGACACCGACAGGGCCTTGTACCAGGCGACGTCGGCGATGACGCACCGGACACCGGCGCCTTCCTCGGCGAGCGCCGCGGTCAGGCGTTCCTTGAAGGGCGCCTCGGAGTACTCGCTCATGGCCGTGACCATCCCCGCGATGTCCTCGGACGCCATCAGCTCCGGGGGCACGTCCACGCGCAGGGGCACGAAGCGGTAGTCCGCGGGGTACTCGGCCGGGTCGGGCGCCCGGAGCTCGGTGTGGAAGATGGTCACCGCGAAGCCGCGGGTGTGGAGAACGCTGGCGAGGCGGAGGAGGGGGGTGGCGTGGCCGTGGAACGGGAAGGGGAAGACCACCACGCGACGCCCgtctccggccatctcctccctctctgctttttttttgtgtgtgtgtgtgtgcgcgcgcgtgtgcgtGTGTGGGGTTTGATGATGAAAGGACTAGCGAGGCTCTTAATGGCTGGAAGAGAGAAGGGTTACTCCCTACATATAGAGCTTAGGAGAAGGGTTCATCAATACTACTAGTTCTCATACCTAACTACCGCCACGCGTCGCCGTATGCATCCTTCTGATGCAAAGGCCGGGGCGGCcccctttttttaaaaaaagaaaaagaaactaccGCCACGCCACTTGTCTCCGTCGATGATAATGCGTCGCTCATCTGAAATGGATCCGAAATGGCCCATCCTCATGCATGAGCTCAGCTCTAGCCTTGGGTTCATCATTCCCACCCTAACAACCGCCACCTGTCCAATTCGCTTACAAATGCGTCAACGTCGATCAGCACCAGCCAATCAATTGCGTGGTCTTGATCGGGCATCATCCTCTCTTTAATATAATACATGCACTCCTCCTGCATGATTCGATTTTTTTTTTGCTCCTATTCGCACAATGATCAATGAGTAGTGGGTGACCATGTATACGAGTGGGTGACCATGTATAACTACTCCCTCATGCTCAAAATATGTTGCGTATTTTATAGTTATGATTAATGTTTATaaaatttgatcatgtatatatatatatatatatatatatatccctatatatatatccctatatatatatatatatatatatatatatatatatatatattagagagagagacacacacacactgTCAAATTGATCTTTACTCTTAGGGCATGTTTGGGACTGCTCCGCTTCACAAAAATCGGTTTCGCTCCACTAAATTTACTTTGGAGCAGTTTCACCTAGAAGTTGTAGTACTATCAAGGAGAATGTTTGGCTGCCATCTAGCTCCAGCTTCAAGAATGAGATATTTGGTGGAAAGAATCTATTTGATTGGTTGAGGGGGGAGAAACGAAGGGGtatccacttactggtggcagtggtgggtaatttccaCCCAAGTCCAGCTTCTAGAGTTTTTTGGAGCACCCCCTGAAGAGCTTCATAAAAAACTCGGAGCTGTACACCAGATTCTAGTTTTTTTGTGGAGCGGTATATTGTGGCGCTACCCCGTTTGGCTTGTGTTTTCTGAAGCGGAGCTGAATTTGAAGGAGCAGACCAGTCCCAAACAGGCTCTTAAATTGGAGTTGGTGAAGCCATAGGTCGTCACTCGACACTTAACATTGGAAGCATCTGGACCGTCTATTTTGTATCTGATGTCATACAGATTCCGTCATAAACAATGGAAGATCTAAAAAAATCGCCGATAAACCAATAACCGGAGATTTGGTGCCAATTAATGGGCTGACTAATTTTACTTCCTCGATCCCATTATATAAGGCTGGTAACAAGTACAATATAgctatatcactagtagaaaagggggcaatggtccaggccaggacaacgcattagtcccggttcaatccagaactgggaccaatgggggcattggacccggttcgtgagccccaggggccggccgggccacgtgggccattggtcccggttcgtctggaccttttggtcccggttggtggcacgaaccgggaccaatggtcctcgctcctggcccaccactattggtcccggttggaagcatgaaccggaaccaaaggccgcccattagtcccggttcatcccaccaaccgggactaaagggttggtcctcgttgcggctagagtttagtcccacctcgccaaccgaagggggctcacaccggtttataagcccctccctctctgccttgttgagctcctctcaaaatgaaaatagatgcccttatacagggaatttgacctaaattcatactgaatttctctgaagtcagtagaaatttattatgaatgtaggtttaattttctctataagcgcatctatgcttatttttttagtaaagttaatcacaactattttttcttctatttatttctgagtagttttttatatagtttttttcttttctgctatatttatttttttctatttatttctgagttgtaataagtcattaaaaataaaaaagattttagtaaagttaatcacaattaatttttcttctatttatttctgagtagttttttatatagtttttttctttcctgctatatttatttttttctattttttctgtgtggtaataagtcattaaaaataagcatctatgctcattttttagtaaagttaatcacaactattttttcttctatttatttctgagtagttttttatatagtttttctttcttttctgctatatttatttttttctatttttttctgtgtggtaataagtcattaaaaatgagcatctatgctcattttttagtaaagttaatcacaactattttttagtaaagttaatcacaactattttttcttctatttatttctgagtagctttttatatagattttatttctgctatatttatttttttct is from Triticum aestivum cultivar Chinese Spring chromosome 1B, IWGSC CS RefSeq v2.1, whole genome shotgun sequence and encodes:
- the LOC123150283 gene encoding DIMBOA UDP-glucosyltransferase BX9; its protein translation is MAGDGRRVVVFPFPFHGHATPLLRLASVLHTRGFAVTIFHTELRAPDPAEYPADYRFVPLRVDVPPELMASEDIAGMVTAMSEYSEAPFKERLTAALAEEGAGVRCVIADVAWYKALSVSSALGVPAMGVMTASAANYRVYMAYPMLIEKGYLPVQEARREDLVQELPPYRVKDLLRLEASSLQGFADLLRNTIEAPRQSAGLIFNTLRAIEADDLDTIRQEESLPVFALAPLHKLAPPGNTSSSLYGETQADRECLDWLDTQEPGSVVYVSFGSLAAMDPHEFVELAWGLAASKRPFLWVVRPTLIRGYESGQLPDGLDEQIRDHGRLVSWAPQVEVLAHPAVGAFITHSGWNSTVEAVSEGVPMICLPLHGDQFSNARYVCDVWKVGVEIEASSAAGQNLERGKIKAAIDKIVHDKGIRERMDAFKLAADEAVNSQTEVKALVDLINSF